One part of the Anaerolineales bacterium genome encodes these proteins:
- a CDS encoding HEAT repeat domain-containing protein, translating into MVAKTKLDALILKISKASVGFPQLQRMAEQSIKKETSLKNLDLAKDLLESHVYQARILATYLLGHLAGEMPETLKLLRQRVSRDPDYRVQEALAQTFDLICEKAGYQESLALIKDWLGDDNPSVRRAVTEGLRVWTARPYFKTNPEAAINLLRGLRADESEYVRRSVGAALRDIAKKHKTLVNREVKTWDLSDKKIQQTKLLVSKAPAGGGKPAAKRAPAKAKAKAKPARKAAAKAKPKAKAKAKTKAKAKAKRR; encoded by the coding sequence ATGGTTGCCAAAACAAAACTAGACGCTCTGATCCTGAAGATCTCGAAGGCTAGTGTGGGCTTCCCACAGCTGCAGCGCATGGCCGAACAGTCCATTAAGAAGGAGACGTCGCTCAAGAACCTGGACCTGGCCAAGGACCTGCTTGAATCGCACGTGTACCAGGCGCGCATCCTGGCCACTTACCTGCTGGGCCACCTGGCGGGCGAGATGCCCGAGACGCTCAAGCTGCTGCGCCAGCGCGTCAGCCGTGACCCGGATTACCGCGTGCAGGAAGCGCTGGCCCAGACCTTTGACCTGATCTGCGAGAAGGCTGGTTACCAGGAAAGCCTGGCGCTGATCAAAGACTGGCTGGGCGACGACAACCCCAGCGTGCGCCGCGCCGTCACCGAAGGCCTGCGAGTGTGGACCGCCCGCCCCTATTTCAAGACCAACCCGGAAGCGGCGATCAACCTGCTGCGCGGCCTGCGCGCCGACGAGAGCGAATACGTGCGCCGCTCAGTGGGCGCAGCGCTGCGCGACATTGCCAAGAAGCACAAGACCCTGGTGAACCGTGAGGTCAAGACCTGGGACTTGTCAGACAAGAAGATCCAGCAGACCAAGCTGCTGGTGAGCAAGGCGCCAGCCGGCGGCGGCAAACCAGCCGCCAAGAGGGCGCCGGCCAAAGCCAAGGCAAAGGCAAAGCCCGCCAGGAAGGCGGCAGCCAAAGCGAAACCGAAGGCCAAAGCGAAGGCAAAGACAAAGGCCAAAGCGAAAGCCAAACGGCGCTAG
- a CDS encoding phosphatase PAP2 family protein, giving the protein MNHWLEQDAQLSTRLHIAEKPGPLRQLAIFFGHSGDSWFWGIGLALVMWLGSPAWKQVAQALFIGIALTAIVVLIIKFSVRRSRPAGEWGQIYRKTDPHSFPSGHAARAAMLAVLGLAMGPAWFGALLVVWAPLVGLARVATGLHFVSDVLAGWALGILMGWVTLQVLGLEFVAARLPF; this is encoded by the coding sequence ATGAATCATTGGCTTGAACAAGACGCCCAGCTGTCTACGCGCCTGCACATAGCAGAGAAACCCGGCCCGCTGCGCCAGCTGGCGATCTTTTTTGGGCACTCCGGCGATTCGTGGTTCTGGGGCATTGGCCTGGCGCTGGTGATGTGGCTGGGCAGCCCGGCCTGGAAGCAGGTGGCCCAGGCGCTGTTCATCGGCATTGCGCTGACCGCCATTGTGGTGCTCATCATCAAGTTCAGCGTGCGCCGCTCGCGCCCGGCCGGCGAGTGGGGCCAGATCTACCGCAAGACCGATCCGCACTCGTTTCCCTCCGGCCACGCCGCCCGTGCCGCCATGTTGGCTGTGCTAGGCCTGGCCATGGGGCCGGCTTGGTTCGGCGCGCTGCTGGTTGTGTGGGCGCCGCTGGTTGGCCTGGCCCGCGTGGCCACTGGCTTGCACTTCGTCTCCGATGTGCTGGCCGGCTGGGCGCTGGGCATCCTGATGGGGTGGGTCACTCTGCAAGTGCTCGGCCTGGAGTTTGTGGCGGCGCGGCTGCCCTTCTAG
- a CDS encoding LCP family protein: MKKPLFKRLAESFGSLSGLQKGLAVAFILATLVTASAAFNLVRQFIVSTTSFSLPGLALLQNDSGEAEAGPPAVAQNLGPSLEEWDGTSRVNILLMGLDARDWASGDGPPRTDSMILFTYDPVSGTAGMLSIPRDMWVDVPGFGHQKINAAYQLGEGSRLPGGGPGLAIKTVEQFLGIKINYYGQIDFSAFERFVDLIGGVKVDVQDSLDVQLIGEELPRHIEEGRQVLNGAYALAYARARHSEDGDFDRARRQQEIILAIRTQLMREEVRNLLITRGFQIYQDLSSGVNTNMTIDEMFALGWTLRNVDPSNIKQAVISPPDYVTLGTSPDGLSILKPITENIRTLRDNLFNTSTVRSVVAINSSSQANMQAEAAAVVINNGSGQSGLADTTRAYLQAQGFNIVSTGNANQVGATTLIDYTGNPYTLQFLVELMGVNPSHIFSRYDPNSQVDVEVIVGPDWTPPTQ; the protein is encoded by the coding sequence ATGAAAAAACCACTCTTTAAACGACTTGCTGAGAGCTTCGGCTCATTAAGCGGCCTGCAAAAGGGCCTGGCGGTAGCTTTCATCCTCGCCACGCTGGTTACGGCGAGCGCCGCCTTCAACCTGGTGCGCCAGTTCATCGTCAGTACTACCTCTTTCAGTCTGCCCGGCCTGGCCTTACTGCAAAACGATTCGGGTGAGGCGGAGGCCGGCCCTCCCGCCGTGGCCCAGAACCTCGGCCCCTCGTTGGAAGAATGGGACGGCACGTCGCGGGTCAATATCCTGCTGATGGGTCTGGATGCGCGTGACTGGGCTTCGGGTGACGGCCCGCCCCGCACGGACTCCATGATCCTGTTCACATACGACCCTGTATCCGGCACGGCGGGCATGCTCTCGATCCCGCGTGACATGTGGGTGGACGTGCCTGGCTTTGGTCACCAGAAGATCAACGCAGCTTACCAGCTGGGCGAAGGTTCGCGCCTGCCTGGCGGCGGCCCTGGCCTGGCGATCAAGACCGTCGAGCAATTTCTGGGCATCAAGATCAACTACTATGGCCAGATCGACTTCAGCGCCTTTGAACGCTTTGTGGATCTGATCGGCGGCGTCAAGGTTGACGTTCAGGACAGCCTGGACGTGCAACTGATCGGCGAAGAACTGCCACGCCATATTGAAGAAGGCCGCCAGGTGCTCAACGGAGCGTATGCATTGGCCTATGCGCGTGCCCGCCACAGCGAAGATGGCGACTTTGACCGCGCCCGCCGCCAGCAGGAGATCATTCTGGCGATCCGCACGCAGTTGATGCGCGAAGAAGTGCGCAACCTGCTGATCACCCGCGGCTTCCAGATCTATCAGGACCTCTCCAGCGGCGTGAACACCAACATGACCATTGATGAAATGTTCGCCCTGGGCTGGACCCTGCGCAACGTTGACCCCAGCAACATCAAACAAGCCGTCATCTCCCCGCCGGACTATGTGACCCTCGGCACCTCGCCAGACGGCTTATCGATCCTCAAACCGATCACCGAGAACATCCGCACGCTGCGCGACAATCTGTTCAACACCTCCACCGTTCGCAGCGTGGTCGCCATCAACAGCAGCTCGCAGGCCAATATGCAGGCTGAGGCTGCCGCGGTGGTGATCAACAACGGCTCCGGCCAAAGCGGCCTGGCTGACACCACCCGCGCTTATCTGCAGGCGCAGGGTTTCAACATCGTCAGCACCGGAAACGCCAACCAGGTGGGTGCCACCACCCTGATCGACTATACGGGCAACCCGTACACCCTGCAGTTCCTTGTGGAACTGATGGGCGTGAACCCCAGCCACATCTTCAGCCGCTATGATCCCAACAGCCAGGTGGATGTTGAAGTCATCGTAGGCCCGGACTGGACGCCCCCAACGCAATAG
- a CDS encoding branched-chain amino acid transaminase, giving the protein MAVPNYAYFQGKIVPYSEAKIGVMTHALNYGTAIFGGVRGYWNDAEEELFIFRPQDHLKRLYNSAKLMVMDIPVGPDELMERMVELLQMEGHRQDVYLRPMAYFADEIIGVKLHDLQTEVTLFSVPFSKYVANDTGAHVTFSSWRRLDDNMIPARGKIAGAYVNTAFIKTDAVRAGFDEAIVLTADGHISEGSAENLFMVRDGVVYTPPITDNILEGITRRSIIELARSEGYTVIERSIDRTEVFLADEMFMTGTAAQVTAITKVDHRVIGDGVMGPVAARLRQLYDDAVRGRLPEFRHWNYPVYEKLVVKS; this is encoded by the coding sequence GTGGCAGTTCCCAATTACGCATATTTTCAAGGCAAGATCGTTCCCTATTCCGAGGCCAAGATCGGTGTCATGACCCACGCGCTGAACTATGGCACAGCCATTTTCGGCGGGGTGCGCGGCTATTGGAATGATGCAGAGGAAGAGCTGTTCATCTTCCGCCCGCAGGACCATCTGAAGCGCCTGTACAACTCAGCCAAACTGATGGTGATGGACATCCCCGTCGGCCCGGACGAGCTGATGGAGCGCATGGTGGAGCTGCTGCAGATGGAAGGCCACCGCCAGGATGTGTACCTGCGCCCCATGGCCTATTTTGCCGACGAGATCATTGGCGTAAAACTGCACGACCTGCAAACCGAAGTGACTCTGTTCTCGGTGCCGTTCAGCAAGTACGTAGCCAACGACACCGGCGCCCACGTCACCTTCTCCTCCTGGCGCCGCCTGGACGACAACATGATCCCCGCCCGCGGCAAGATCGCCGGCGCCTACGTCAACACCGCTTTCATCAAGACCGATGCGGTGCGGGCGGGCTTCGACGAGGCGATCGTGCTGACGGCTGACGGGCACATCTCCGAGGGCAGCGCCGAGAACCTGTTTATGGTGCGTGACGGCGTGGTCTACACCCCGCCGATCACCGACAACATTCTGGAAGGCATCACGCGCCGCTCGATCATTGAGCTGGCCCGCAGCGAGGGTTACACCGTCATCGAGCGCTCGATCGACCGCACGGAAGTGTTCCTGGCGGACGAAATGTTCATGACCGGCACGGCCGCCCAGGTGACCGCCATCACCAAGGTGGACCACCGCGTGATCGGCGACGGCGTGATGGGCCCGGTGGCCGCCCGCCTGCGCCAGCTGTACGACGACGCGGTACGCGGGCGTCTGCCAGAATTCCGCCACTGGAACTACCCTGTATATGAAAAGCTGGTGGTGAAATCGTGA
- a CDS encoding nucleotidyltransferase family protein, translating into MKFDALLSAGGIPEPGESLYEFSQGRSKALIEIAGKPMVQWILDALSQAEHIGNVVIVGLSEADGLTCKKPLSYVPNQGEMLPNIRAGARKIAELNPDAKYCVLVPSDTPAITGEMVDWVLEQVRIPDDEMLYNVVEKDVMEARFPDSRRTFTRLKDAEVCGGDVTPVALSVILSSGGTWEKLTEVRKSPLKQAAMIGFDTLFLALIRQLTIADAARRAGRSLGLRARAQKCPYAEIGMDVDKAHHLEVIRKYLEAKN; encoded by the coding sequence TTGAAATTCGACGCGCTGCTCTCCGCTGGGGGTATCCCCGAACCCGGCGAATCCCTCTACGAATTCAGCCAGGGTCGCTCCAAGGCCCTGATCGAGATCGCGGGCAAGCCGATGGTGCAATGGATCCTGGATGCGCTCAGCCAAGCTGAGCACATCGGCAACGTGGTCATCGTTGGCCTCAGCGAGGCCGATGGGCTGACCTGCAAGAAGCCGCTGAGCTACGTGCCTAACCAGGGCGAGATGCTACCCAACATCCGCGCCGGCGCACGCAAGATCGCCGAGCTCAATCCGGACGCCAAGTACTGTGTGCTGGTACCTTCCGACACGCCGGCCATCACCGGCGAGATGGTGGATTGGGTGCTGGAGCAGGTGCGCATCCCCGACGATGAGATGCTCTACAACGTTGTGGAGAAAGACGTGATGGAAGCGCGCTTCCCCGATTCGCGGCGCACCTTCACGCGCCTCAAGGACGCCGAAGTGTGCGGCGGGGATGTGACCCCCGTGGCGCTCAGTGTGATCCTCTCCAGCGGCGGCACCTGGGAGAAGCTGACCGAAGTGCGCAAGAGTCCGCTCAAGCAGGCCGCCATGATCGGCTTTGATACCCTGTTCCTGGCGCTCATCCGCCAACTTACCATCGCCGACGCCGCTCGCCGCGCCGGGCGCAGCCTGGGCCTGCGCGCCCGCGCTCAAAAATGCCCGTATGCCGAGATCGGCATGGATGTGGACAAGGCCCATCATCTGGAAGTGATCCGCAAGTACCTGGAAGCGAAGAACTGA
- a CDS encoding GNAT family N-acetyltransferase, whose product MPSTLPRASFRLLPAGLRDISAIRDLEQLSFPLDAWPLIEMIGVLSLPNMLRWKAVDGEREELVGFIAVDVRRRQNVAWIATVAVHPERRGQGIGAALMAEAEAGVDVPRMRLSTRMSNEAAISLYEKRGYHRVDVWPKYYAGGEDALVMEKWLFHE is encoded by the coding sequence ATGCCAAGCACCTTGCCCCGCGCCTCTTTTCGCCTGCTGCCTGCCGGGCTGCGCGACATCAGCGCCATACGTGATCTGGAGCAGCTCAGCTTCCCGCTGGATGCCTGGCCGCTGATCGAGATGATCGGCGTGCTCAGCCTGCCCAACATGCTGCGCTGGAAAGCGGTGGATGGTGAACGCGAAGAGCTGGTGGGTTTCATCGCCGTGGATGTGCGCCGACGCCAGAACGTTGCCTGGATCGCCACGGTGGCGGTGCACCCTGAGCGGCGCGGCCAGGGCATCGGCGCTGCCCTGATGGCCGAGGCCGAGGCCGGCGTGGATGTGCCGCGCATGCGCCTCTCCACCCGCATGAGCAACGAAGCCGCCATCTCGCTGTACGAGAAGCGCGGCTACCACCGCGTGGATGTATGGCCCAAGTACTATGCCGGCGGCGAAGATGCCCTTGTAATGGAAAAGTGGCTGTTTCACGAATAA